A genomic window from Oscillospiraceae bacterium includes:
- a CDS encoding DUF4097 family beta strand repeat-containing protein, with translation MVETDSIRLADFTLHTFSGGFNARKLTADIVSINTTSGDIHLKELDSKELTIKGSSAKVLMSCKEFNIQNTNIGITSGNITLELPETAEFSYRIITTSGKVKSDFPITVTSKMNSEGQIGNKVNKVTLQVTSGDIAILRYN, from the coding sequence ATTGTCGAGACAGATTCGATTCGTTTAGCCGACTTCACACTTCATACATTCTCCGGCGGATTTAATGCCAGGAAATTGACCGCTGATATCGTTTCCATAAATACAACTTCCGGAGATATTCATTTAAAAGAACTTGACTCAAAGGAGCTCACGATAAAAGGTTCCTCGGCTAAAGTGTTGATGAGTTGCAAAGAATTTAATATTCAAAACACAAACATAGGGATAACCTCAGGAAATATCACGCTTGAGCTTCCTGAGACCGCAGAGTTTTCATATAGAATTATTACAACAAGCGGAAAAGTCAAGTCTGATTTTCCGATTACAGTTACAAGTAAAATGAATTCGGAAGGACAGATCGGGAATAAAGTTAATAAAGTGACACTTCAAGTCACATCAGGAGATATCGCTATTCTGAGATATAATTAA
- a CDS encoding condensation domain-containing protein yields MSKKPENRTYYDIFGSQQLPLMQLKYCLHKESTQIVFYMIVDQELDHELLKQAVNEEIARNDCLRIRFKKQNGKLKQYFMPEFKLENIPVLDFTGKTKEEQDAVLSKDAHTPLKTNKGEMYRFFFYRTYDGRIGIYLNICHIIIDLYGVVLLFADLLDVIMALKNNTAMPKPLASFEECLKKDLVIFGNKDEEDKHRQFFKEYYAKDGPSFYAGPDGMRLLNQNRRRKRDPNLRYASINTFIKDKSDNYGIHLSAERAAPILSFCEKKGIPLQTMIYVGMRTYLSRINEETDDVNFIVAFNRRITLADKRSGGCRVNTLPLRTVISKDKTFMQAIERTQEVQYQILRHTDYLFSLKQDEIKKMEHMSIFSWTYSMLLTCVPLSLTLPEGLHCEFGNYSNGRFVMPLYTIIVPNLIDGGLDFRFEYMVKILRVEELQALFEQSVRIMEAGVANPDITIGELLHGAPGIGAEKDTAAVL; encoded by the coding sequence ATGTCAAAAAAACCGGAAAACAGAACCTATTACGACATCTTCGGTTCTCAGCAATTGCCTCTGATGCAGTTGAAGTACTGTCTGCATAAGGAGAGCACGCAAATTGTTTTTTATATGATTGTCGACCAAGAACTTGATCATGAACTGCTCAAACAAGCGGTGAATGAAGAGATTGCGCGCAATGACTGTTTGCGCATCCGGTTTAAAAAACAGAACGGAAAACTCAAACAATATTTTATGCCGGAATTTAAACTCGAAAATATACCCGTCCTGGATTTCACGGGTAAAACAAAAGAAGAGCAAGATGCTGTGCTTAGCAAAGATGCACACACACCGTTGAAAACCAATAAGGGAGAAATGTACCGTTTCTTCTTTTATCGTACATATGACGGGCGCATCGGGATTTATTTAAATATTTGTCATATTATCATTGATTTGTACGGAGTGGTCTTGCTGTTCGCCGATTTGCTCGACGTCATTATGGCGCTTAAAAACAATACTGCAATGCCCAAGCCGCTCGCTTCGTTTGAAGAGTGTTTGAAAAAGGATCTTGTGATATTCGGGAATAAAGATGAGGAAGATAAACACAGACAGTTTTTTAAAGAATATTATGCAAAAGACGGCCCCTCTTTTTATGCAGGCCCCGACGGGATGCGCCTGTTGAACCAAAATCGTCGCAGAAAAAGAGACCCGAATCTTCGTTATGCAAGTATCAATACGTTTATTAAAGATAAAAGCGATAATTACGGGATTCATCTCTCCGCGGAAAGAGCCGCGCCGATTCTTTCCTTCTGCGAAAAAAAGGGCATTCCTTTGCAGACGATGATTTATGTCGGCATGCGGACTTATCTGTCGAGAATCAATGAGGAGACGGACGACGTCAATTTTATCGTCGCTTTTAACCGCAGAATCACCCTTGCGGACAAACGCTCCGGCGGCTGCCGCGTCAACACCCTTCCGCTGCGCACCGTCATCTCAAAGGATAAGACGTTTATGCAGGCAATCGAGCGTACGCAGGAGGTGCAGTATCAAATTCTGCGCCATACGGATTATCTGTTTTCACTCAAACAAGATGAGATCAAAAAAATGGAGCACATGTCGATATTTTCATGGACCTATTCCATGCTATTAACTTGTGTCCCGCTCTCGCTTACACTGCCCGAGGGATTGCATTGTGAATTCGGAAATTACAGCAACGGGCGTTTTGTAATGCCGCTCTATACCATTATTGTCCCCAATCTGATTGACGGCGGCCTTGATTTTCGTTTTGAGTATATGGTAAAAATTCTGCGTGTCGAAGAATTGCAAGCACTGTTCGAGCAAAGCGTCAGGATCATGGAAGCGGGGGTCGCGAATCCGGATATCACCATCGGCGAACTGCTTCACGGAGCTCCCGGAATCGGCGCGGAAAAAGACACAGCGGCAGTGTTGTAA
- a CDS encoding condensation domain-containing protein, translating to MSKNPIVRTYYDIFGSQQLPLRQLQYSLHKESTQIVFYMIVDQRLDFELLKSAVNQEIARNDCLRIRFKKHEGKLKQYFIPEYKLENIPFLDFSDKTKEEQDSILSQDAHTPLKTKKDEMYRFIFYRTYDGRTGIYLNISHIIADLCGVLVIFSDLLDVIIAAVNGTPMPKPLALFEDCLKKDLQIFNNKEEIEKHKQFYKEYYSKYGPSFYAGPDGMRSLNKLRLKKKDPNLRYMTMNTFFFDKSDNYGIHLPAERAAPILSFCEKNNIPLQTMIYVGMRTYLSRINEGTDDVTFMIAVNRRITLADKRSGGCRVNALPLRTVISKDKTFMQAIEQTQEIQFQILRHADFLFVFHQEEIKAMEHMSLLSWTQSMLFTCVPLSLSLPEGWRCEFGNYSNGRFTMPLYTVVVPNINEGGLDFHFEYMVRILQPYELETLLEQSVRIMEAGVTNPDITIGELIRGAADTGIEKDAAAVR from the coding sequence ATGTCTAAAAATCCGATCGTGAGAACCTATTATGACATTTTCGGGTCGCAGCAGCTGCCATTGAGACAACTGCAGTACAGTTTGCACAAGGAGAGTACTCAAATTGTTTTCTACATGATTGTCGATCAGCGGCTTGACTTCGAATTGCTGAAGAGCGCTGTGAACCAAGAAATTGCGCGCAACGACTGTCTGCGTATCCGGTTTAAAAAACACGAAGGTAAACTCAAACAGTATTTTATCCCGGAATACAAACTCGAAAATATTCCCTTCCTGGATTTTTCGGACAAGACAAAAGAAGAACAGGATTCAATCTTGAGTCAGGACGCGCATACGCCTTTAAAGACTAAGAAAGATGAAATGTATCGTTTCATCTTTTACAGAACTTATGACGGTCGTACCGGCATCTATCTGAACATTTCCCATATCATTGCTGATTTATGCGGGGTACTTGTGATTTTCAGCGATCTGCTCGATGTCATCATCGCGGCGGTAAATGGTACTCCGATGCCCAAACCGCTTGCCTTGTTTGAAGATTGTCTGAAAAAAGACCTTCAAATATTCAATAACAAAGAAGAGATAGAGAAGCATAAACAATTTTATAAAGAATATTACTCAAAATACGGCCCTTCCTTTTATGCCGGCCCGGATGGGATGCGTTCTTTAAATAAGCTGCGTTTAAAAAAGAAGGATCCGAATCTTCGCTACATGACCATGAATACGTTTTTTTTCGATAAAAGCGATAATTACGGAATTCACCTGCCGGCGGAAAGAGCGGCCCCGATTCTCTCTTTCTGCGAAAAAAACAACATTCCTCTGCAGACAATGATTTATGTGGGCATGCGTACCTATCTCTCGAGAATAAACGAGGGAACCGATGACGTTACATTTATGATCGCAGTTAACCGCAGAATCACCCTTGCGGACAAACGCTCCGGTGGCTGCCGGGTTAATGCGCTTCCGCTGCGCACGGTAATTTCAAAAGATAAGACGTTCATGCAGGCGATCGAGCAGACACAGGAAATTCAATTTCAGATTTTACGTCATGCGGATTTCCTGTTTGTATTTCATCAGGAAGAAATAAAAGCGATGGAGCACATGTCATTACTATCTTGGACCCAATCCATGCTTTTTACCTGCGTTCCGCTTTCGTTGTCACTGCCCGAAGGATGGCGCTGTGAGTTCGGCAATTACAGCAACGGCCGCTTCACGATGCCTCTGTATACCGTGGTCGTTCCCAATATTAACGAGGGCGGACTTGATTTTCATTTTGAATATATGGTGCGAATTTTGCAGCCCTATGAACTGGAAACGCTTTTGGAACAAAGCGTCAGAATTATGGAAGCGGGCGTCACAAATCCCGATATCACCATCGGAGAATTGATTCGCGGGGCAGCGGATACCGGGATCGAAAAGGATGCCGCAGCTGTTAGATAA